The DNA region GCAAGAGTGCATTGATGGTCTTTAAAATAGATTTTCGAGTGATGATTCCTATGAACTCTCTATTTTCACCCAAAACAGGCAAGAACGATTGATCAACCAGCTTACGCATGACCTCAGTTAACTCGTAATCAAGACCAACTGTTTCCTCATCCGTCCTTGCAATCAAGGAAATATCCTTATTCAACTCATCATCTGTCAGCTCATTCTCAGCCTGATACTTGATAATCTCTGTCAAGCCGATGGTTCCAAAAAATTGACCTTCTTCCGTTACTACAGGTACCCGCGAGTAAGTCATGTGACTAAGTAAAAGTTTAGCGTGATCAATGTTATGGGTATCAATAATCACCGCTAACTTATCCGCAGGTGTCAAAAAGGTTTCTTCTTGTGCTAGTAAAAATTGTTCAAATTCACGTGCAATCATCTTGAAATATCCTTTGTCAATGCTGGGTAAAGCGTGTGTTGTCGATCGTAATAGTCTACATGAAAGTGATCTGCATAAATCGTCACAAGAGCATAAAGACACTCCTTAACCAATCCTCTAGGTTGGCTGATTGAGCCGGGATTGAGAAAGAGAGTCTTACCGCGCATTTCTGCATCCGGCACGTGTAAATGCCCGTAGAGACAGATATCTGCATCCACCTCCTGCGCCCAGTAATCCAAGCGTTGCCAACCATAGTTAATTCCAAAAAGATGACCATGCGTTTGGGCAATGGTAAGATCTCCCAACTTGGTAATCAGTTGGTCTGGATAACCACCCAAATAATCACAGTTACCATTCACTACTTGAATACCCTGCCAAAGTGAATCTTGACTGTCTAGCTCTGAATCACCATTATGAAAGATAGCGTCCACCTTACCGAGGTAATAACTTTTAATCTCTTCTACAATCTTTCTATCTCCGTGAGAATCACTCATGACTAGAATTGTTTTGCCTGCTCCTGCCATACTGGAAATGCCTCCACTAATTTTTCTAATGCTTGTGCACGATGGGAAATACGATTTTTTTCTTCCAAGGTTAATTCTGCCGAGGTCTTACCCGTGTCACCGACTAAGAAAAGTGGATCATAGCCAAAACCATTTTCACCACGCAAGTCCATTCCAATATATCCTTCCCAATCCGCTTCTACAACCAAACTTTCACGATTTGGTGCAGCCACTACAAGAGTGCAATGAAATTGGGCTGAACGATCCTTGTGTTCAAAGACCATGGCAAGCTCATGCAAGAGTTTGGCATTATTGAGTTCATCAGTCGCTTCTGGACCAGAAAAACGTGCTGACCACACTCCCGGCAAACCACCTAAGGCATCCACTTTAAGCCCCGAATCATCCGCCAAGACGACCTTTCCTGTCAGAGCTGCTATCGTCTCAGCTTTCAGTCGAGCATTTTCCTCAAAAGTCATGCCTGTTTCTACCACATCTGGTAGATCAGGATAGTTGTTCAGATTTTCCACCTGATAACCAAAACTTTCAAAGAATTTACGAAACTCCTTTGTCTTTCCTTCATTTTTAGTCGCAATCAAAATCGTGTCACCAACACCAGCCAATCCCTTATCCTGACCAAAGAACGCTCTCATATTAGCACCAGTCTTAGGGAGATGGACCAAGAGCAGCCTATCTCCTTCCGTTACAAGAACAGCTCCCTGGTGCTGGACCACCTTAAACTGACGGTGATTCAATTCATTTAGCACATCAATTGCAAACTGAATGAGTTTAAAGGCAGACTGAAGTTTAATAACTTCTATCTGTACACACCGATAATCATCTTCTTCATAATTGGCTGGAACGAGTTGTTCTAGAAGATGCCCCAGTTGATTGATTTCTTGCTCTCTACCTGTGTTACCAAAACTGGCAAATAAATTAGCAAAATAAGCCTTACCAATAAACCAATTGTGCTCATCTCTATATTCATAAATTTTTTCTGTCATAGTTCTACATGCTCCACATGAATATCAATTCCCATCCAGCTTTCGGCAATTTCCTTAAAAGCTGCTGGACTAGCTGTTGTATAAAAGGTATGCTGGATATTAGACTCTGTCCGACTGCGATTGAGCTGAAAATAATTGAGTAAGACGGAAATATCCCTCGCACATTCAGCTCCACTATCAATCAATTGAACATCCTTGCCCATGGCATTCTGTATAATGGGACGAAGCAGGGGGTAATGAGTGCAACCCAAAACCAGAGTATCCACCTTCCCAACCAAGGGACGGAGTGTTTCATAAACGACCTTTTTAGCTAAACTAGATTGGTGGCTATTAGACTCCACCAAGGGAGCAAATTTAGGACAGGCTAAACTTTCTACCTGCGTTTCCGGTGAGAGGACCTGAATTTTCTCACGATAAATATCCGATTGAATCGTCATGACCGTTCCAAGCACACCAACTTTTCCAGTCTTAGTAGCTTTGATGGCTGCTGAAGCACCGGGGAGAATGACCCCTAAAACAGGAATATCAAGTTTTTCCTTGATTTCTTCCCAAGCTACTGCTGTTGCAGTATTACAAGCAAAGACAATCATTTTCACATTCTTCGTCAAAAGAAAGTGAACCAATTGCCAAGTGTATTCTCTTATTTGTTCTGCCGGCCGTGGACCATAGGGGGCTCTAGCCGAATCACCGATATAAACAATTTCTTCATAGGGAAGCTGGCGCATCAGCTCACGCGCAACAGTTAGCCCCCCCACACCCGAATCCAAAAAACCAATTGGTCGATTATCCATAGTGCTGAGAATAGTCAAAAACTGACTAGCCTTTCTTTTCGTACTCAAAAAAGGACATGGGAATGAATATCCCAGTCCCAGTTTGTTTATGCTCTTTGAAAATCAAACTCACATACTGCTAAGAGATTCGATGAACATTTGCTCAAGTGGGAAGAGCGCAACTTACTGTCTTAACACTATGCAAACCATGTTCGTACTACTTTCTACCTTCAACAGCCCCTCGAACTATCGAAGGCAGCTTGATTTTCATTGAAGATTATTTTTTCTTTGTTGCTACTTTTTGCTGACCTTTAATTTGGCGGAGAACCTGCTGTACCTTAGCTTCACTTGGCTTTTGACCCATTTGGGTCATCATCAAACGCAAGGCATTTTCATCCAAGATCGGCTTATCAGCAATGTAGTTCTCAACTTGTTTGCGTGATAGGTAAATCCCAAGGGCCACACCACCCGCAAATGCTAACACAATAAGTAAAATAGCTAAACCTAAATTCATCTGTCAATCTCCTGACTCTTCTAAATAGTGTTCAGTTGGTATTGCTCGAGAGCAATCTTTCACTATATCCATTATAACAAAATCCCCATTCTTTTCCAACACTTACCTGTCAAAATCAAAACCATAAATTGTCGCAAAGTAATCCTCCGGAGTTTCAGCGCGACGAATCATACGGGCTGTTCCATCCTCCTGCAAAAGAATCTCTGCTGAACGCAGGCGACCATTGTAATTATACCCCATAGAGAAGCCATGAGCACCACTATCGTGAATAACCAAGGTATCTCCTACTTCTGCTCTTGGCATTTTACGATTGACTGCAAATTTATCATTGTTTTCGCAGAGAGAGCCAGTTACATCTACAAGTTCTAGCGGCGCCTCTGGATGCGTAATGTTGGTAATATGATGATAAGCCCCATAAAAAGCCGGACGCATGAGATTGGCTGCAGAGGCATCAACACCTACATAGGTTCTGTAAGTTTTCTTACGATGAAGAACTTTAGTAATTAGATGTCCATGTGGTGCCAGCATGAAACGTCCCAACTCCGTAAAGATTTTTACATGTCCCATACCGACTGGAGCTAGAATTTCTTCATAAGCTTTGCGAACACCATCACCGATAGTCGCAATATCATTTGGTTCCTGATCTGGATGATAGTTGACACCGATTCCACCCGACAGATTGATAAAATCCAGAGTCACACCTGTTTCCTCACGAATTTCCAGTGCTAACTCAAAGAGCTGACGTGCCAAGACTGGGTAATAGTCATTGGTTACTGTGTTGGATGCTAGAAAGGCATGGACACCAAATTCCTTGACGCCCATATTCTTTAAGTCTCTGTACCCTTCCATCAGTTGGTCTTTGGTCATACCAAATTTTGACTCCTCTGGATGATCCATAATATCTGTACCAAGAGAGAAAACACCTCCGGGATTGTAACGGAGACAGACTGTTTCAGGAATACCTGTCACATTTTTTAAAAAATCAATGTGTTCGTAAGCATCTAGGTTGATGATAGCACCAACTTTTCTAGCATAGACAAACTCTTGCGCTTGCGTATCATTTGAGGTAAACATAATATCTGTAAAGCCCAGTTTTTCACTCAAGAGGACTTCTACATCCGTAGCACAATCAACGCCACATCCTTCTTCCTGAAGAATTTTCAAAATAGCAGGAGTCGGAGTCGCCTTGACGGCAAAATACTCCTTAAAGCCCTTGTTCCAGGAAAAAGCTTCATGTAAAGCGCGTGCCTTTTCACGAATCCCCTTCTCGTCATAGAGATGAAACGGGGTCGGAAATTGATTGGTAATAGTTTCCAGCGCCTCTCTGCTAATAAATGGTATCTTGGCCATCCTTTTTACCTCATCAACATATTTTTCCTATTATATCATAAATAAGCTAGGAATAGTATCCTGATAACTCCATCAAACACTTGCAAAAAAAATTACGAGCGCTATAATATGAATAATATTAACAAAAAGGAGGTCGCTATGTCGACATTAAATCGTGAATTTACAAAGCGTTTATACGCTGATTATCTGGCAAACTCAACTTTTCAAGCAACTGAAAATGCAGTGAGCCACAACGGCTTATTGAAGTCCTTGGAAACACGTCAAAGTACTATTGATAATGACTATGTATTCTCAATTGATCTTACTAACGACGCTGTATCAAACCAAAAGGCTTCTGGGCGCTGTTGGATGTTTGCTGCACTCAACACTTTCCGCCACAAGCTCATTTCAGATTTCAAACTGGAGAACTTTGAATTATCGCAGGCTCACACGTTTTTCTGGGATAAATATGAAAAGTCCAACTGGTTCCTAGAACAGATTATCGCTACTGCCGATCAAGAAATCGGTAGTCGTAAGGTAAAATTCCTCCTCGACACCCCTCAGCAAGATGGAGGTCAGTGGGATATGGTTGTTGCACTTTTTGAAAAATATGGCGTTGTCCCAAAATCTGTTTATCCCGAATCCATCTCATCAAGTGCCAGTCGTGAACTCAATCAATATTTAAATAAATTGCTCCGTCAAGATGCACAAATTCTACGTAATCTACTTGCAGGCGGTGCTTCTTCTCAAGAAGTTCAAACTAAAAAAGAAAACCTCTTACAAGAAATTTTTAACTTCTTGGCTGTCAATCTCGGACTCCCACCACAAACATTTGATTTTGCTTACAGGGATAAGGAGAACGTCTACCATCGTGACACCAACATGACGCCTCAGGAATTTTACAATAAGTATGTTGGTTTGAAATTATCTGACTACGTATCTATTATCAATGCCCCAACTTCCGACAAACCTTACAATCAATCTTATACCGTCGAGCTGTTGGGAAATGTTGTCGGGGCACCAGCAGTCCGTTATCTCAACCTTGATATGAACCGTTTCAAGGAACTAGCTATTGCTCAGCTTAAAGCAGGAGAATCTGTATGGTTTGGATCAGATGTCGGTCAAAGTAGCAATCGCCAAACAGGTATCATGGCTACTAATACCTATGACTTCTCTTCCAGCCTGGGTATTCACTTCCATCAAGATAAGGCAGGCAGACTGGACTACTCTGAAAGCTTGATGACACACGCTATGGTTCTGACTGGTGTTGACTTGGATGCAGATGGCAATCCACTAAAATGGAAGGTAGAAAATTCCTGGGGTGACAAGGTTGGTGATAAAGGATATTTCGTCGCCTCAGATAGCTGGATGGACGAGTACACCTATCAAATCGTTGTTCGTAAAGAATTCCTCACTCCGGAAGAATTGACTGCCTATCAGGCACAACCTCAAGTCTTAGCACCTTGGGATCCTATGGGGGCTCTGGCTTAAAAACTAGATATAGAAAAAAGAGGCGTTGCCTCTTTTTTCTAGCTATTATTTACTAATCTCTACTCAAGCCACCAAAAATACGAAGAAGATTGAGGAAGAGGTTGATGAAATCAAGATAGAGCTGGAGAGCCATAGATACAACCCATCCTTGCTCAACATGACCACCTGTCTGATCGAAAACCTGACGAATTCGTTGGTTATCATAGGCAATCAAACCTGAAAAAACAAGAACAGAAATGATGGACATAAAGAAACTCAAACCTGAACTACGGAAGAAGATATTAAGTACACTCGCAATAATAATACCCCAAAGAGCTGCACGTAGCGCCTGAGCCATACCAGAAAGATTTTTCCTAGTTGTCATACCAATCACAGCCATAATAGCGAACATAAGAGCTGCTGAGATAAAGGCCAACACAACTGTTTCACTCGTATAAAACATCAGTACCATACTGATTGTCAAACCATTAGTCACCGAATAGGCTAAAAACATAGGGAAAGCCATAGGACTATTTTTAGCAGCCATCGTTGAAGCTGAGACAACCAAGGCAAGTTGTCCAATCATGATAAGCATCAACATAATTGAACCACTACGCAATAATGCAAAGAGAAAACTTTGAAAAACGGTTACAGTCAAAAAAGAAACAAGGGCCGATAAACCGATTCCCATAGCAACTACGCCATAGATTTTCCCAAAGAAACGGTTTAGCGCAGTGTTATCCACCTGATTGATAATAAATGAATCATTATTCATAACATTCTCCTTTAAACTATATTTATAGAAGATGAAAGACCTCGTAGCCCTTCCATCGGTGCAGTGGTAACGAGAGTCAAATCCAGCCATCCGATACGGAGGGCCTTATTCTCTACTCCCTAACCTCATTGAGTTATTATACCACATTCTAGCCCAATTCACTTAAACAAAACTAAACATCAAGATTCCTGCCGCAATGGCCACATTTAAGCTCTCTGCCTGCCCCGGCATAGCAATATGAACCAACTGATCGGCTTCTTGAACTACAAAATCAGAAACTCCCTGACCTTCATTGCCCATCACAAGCGCAAAACTGGATGTAGGTGTTAGCTTTTTGTAGTCAAGAGACTGACTTGACAGAGTAGTTGCTAGTACTTGTACCTGATTGGTCTTAAGATTGGAAACGATCGCTGCCATCGGCAAGCGGTAGACCGGCAAATGAAAGTGACTTCCCTGCATGGAGCGCAACACCTTCATATTGTAAATATCTGCCGATTTATCTGTCAAAAATACTCCATCAAATCCAGCCGCATCAGCAGTCCGAATCATGGTCCCAACATTACCCGGATCCTGAACATCTTCCAAAATCAGGAATTTCCCAATTAACTGATCAGGTAATTCCTGACTAGGTAAAGCTAACTGGGCTAAAACGCCTTGGGGTGACTTAGAATCCGCCAAATCCTGCATTATTTCAGGACTAACAAAAGTCACATTGGACAAATCTTCAACCCGATCAGCATATTCTTCCAAGACCAAAATATGCTCAATCTTGGCTCCTGCTGCTAGAGCTTCTTCCAACAAATGCCACCCTTCAATCAAATAGGAGGTGGTACGGTATTTTTTCTGTTGTAATTTCCTGACCTGCTTGACCAAATTGTTGGTCTTTGAGCGAATAATTTCCATAACTGCCCCTTTTTCTTTTACTCTTCAGGAAAAATTCAAGCACTACTATAACTAAGTAAATGATCTTGACGCAGTGGACACGCCATAATCTACCAGAAGGTATCTTGAAGAGTATTACCCAATCATGATATAATAAAGTACAATTCTTGTCAAAAGGAGAATCTTATGCGAAAGGTAAAAATGATTGCTTCTGGTCGTGTTCAAGGTGTTGGCTTTCGCTGGTCTGTTCAATTCCTTGCAACAGAAATCGGAGATATTTATGGTCGCGTGTGGAATAATGAAGACGGAACAGTCACTATTCTTGCTCAATCGAATCATTCAGAGAAACTCAGCCATTTCATCCATGAAATTCGTAAAGGACCTTCTCGAATGTCTAAGGTCAACTACTTAGATATTACACTAGCCAATTTTGAAGATTACCATGATTTTCAAGTTAGCCATAGATAAAACTTGTATATTTCCCATAAAAAAAGTAAAATAGAATGTATATTGTAAAAAAGGAATGTATCATTTTGAAAAAGAATAAACGAATCCAGTTACTGGCGCTAGCCTTATCAACACTTGTATTTCTATCGGGATGTGTGCAGACTGATAAGCAAGGAAATCCTGTCGGCTTTGTTTGGGATTTCTTCGGACAACCAATGTCTTACTTCATAAAGTTCTTTGCTGAAAACCTAGGATTAGGCTTCGGTCTTGCCATTATCATTGTCACTTTAATTGTGCGTCTCATCATCATGCCGCTAGGTATTTATCAATCTTGGAAGTCTACCTACCAGTCGGAGAAAATGAACTACCTCAAACCGATCTTGGGACCTATCCAAGAACGAATGAAAAACGCAAGTTCTCAAGAAGAACAATTAGCTGCCCAGCAAGAGTTTTTTGCAGCTCAAAAACAATACGGTGTCAGCATGTTTGGCGGACTGGGCTGCCTGCCACTCTTAATGCAAATGCCATTCTTCTCAGCTTTGTTCTTTGCTGCTCGTCATACACCGGGAATTAACAACGCAGACTTCCTTGGTATAAATCTTGGTACTTCCAGCCTTGTTTTAACTGTTATAGCCGGTCTTCTCTATTATGCCCAATCACTCCTGATGCAAGTTGGGATGGATGAAGAGCAGAAAAAGCAAATGAAGCATCTAGCCATTATGAACCCGCTTATGATTGTCCTTTTCTCATGGTCGTCACCAGCCGGTGTTACACTCTATTGGGTTATCGGTGGTATTGTTGGACTAGTGCAACAAGCTCTCACAAACTTCATGCTCAAACCACGCATCCGTGCTAAAGTTGAGGAAGAATTTAAAAACAATCCTCCAAAGCCTTACAAATCAAACATGAAAGATGTAACTCCAAAGACTTCAGCTATTATTGAAGAAAAAACATCTAAAAAGAGTAAGCGCAACGCTGGCAAGCAACGATCCAGATAAACGATTCAACCATCCAACTGGGTGGTTGTTTTTTATGCCCGAAATAAACAATTATTTAGAAATCACTACCTACATAAATAAACAAAGATATTACAACTAAGAGATGATTCCTACGCTTTTTCATAAATAAAAAAAGAGAGCCTTGTGACCCTCTTACACCCTATTTTGTTTTTTCGACACTTACTATCTTCACATCGTAGCTACCAGCAGGCGTTGCAATCGTTACAACATCACCGGTCTTTTTACCAATCAAGGCATGACCAATTGGACTTTCATTTGAAATCTTGTTGGCAAAAGCATCTGCTCCTGCTGCACCGACAATATGATAAACTTCCTCTTCTGTTTCGCCAACTTCTTGAACGGTGACCGTCTTACCAATCGCTACTTCATCTGCCGCTACTGCGTCACTGTTAACAATCTCTGCATAACGAATTTTAGTTTCAATTGTAGAGATTTGTCCTTCAACGAATGCCTGCTCATCCTTTGCTGCTTCGTACTCAGAGTTCTCTGAAAGGTCACCATAGGAACGTGCAATTTTAATGCGTTCAACAATTTCTGGACGACGAACAAGTTTAAGTTCCTCTAATTCTTTTTCTAATTTTTCTTTTTCTTCCAAGGTCATTGGATATGTTTTTTCTGCCATTTTTATTTCCTTTTCTTTTAATTATATTTTCAAGAAAACAAAATTATGTGGTAAACCACATAATTTTGTTTTAAAAAGTTATATATCACTGTAAATGTGCATTGACATATTTAGCGACATTCTGGTTATGTTCCTCAATATTATTTGCAAAATAAACCTTCCCAGTTGTCACATCAGCTACGAAATAAAGATAATCCGTTGAGTTGGCATTAAGTATTGCCTCAATAGCTGATAAGCTAGGACTATCAACTGGACCAGGCATCAAACCAGGTTTCCAGTAAATATTATATGGAGACTCGATAGAAGTATCAATTGCTGCATCTTCTGCTAAGGTTGTTTCTTGACCGAGCTTACCTTGTGCATACAAGAGAGCAATATTTGACTGCAGAGGCATTCCTGAGTTTAGACGGTTCAGGAATACACTTGCAATATTACGGCGGTCTTCATCTTTAGCCCCTTCCTTTTCAACTAAGGAAGCGAGAGTTAGAAGTTCATTGACAGTCAAGTTTTTCGCGGCAATCGTATCGTAGTGTGGTTTCAGACGAGCATCCATCGCAGCAATCATCTGCTCAACCAACTCTTCCATTGTCGTATCTTCTGCATATTCATATATAGCAGGGAAAAGATAGCCTTCCAACTGGTAAAGAACTCCACTATTAGCTGCTGGGAGACTAGCAAATAATTTCGGATAAGCAGCAACCATACGATTGATAAAATCTTGATTGGTTACAGTCGCCATAAATTGTTCAGCGGTAAATGGTGTCTTCTCGTTTTTATTTCCCGTTTTGGTATTCACAGTAACCGCACGAGCAATTTGCTTCAGTGTGTATCCTTCAACAATCAAAATCTTGCCTGCAGACTCTTTTTGAGGTGTTGGTGTACCACTTTCTTGCAAGGCTTTGGCAATGTCATCAACAGACATACTTTGTTTCAAATTATAGAAACCGCTCTGGAAGTTATTGTAGCTCTTAATCTTGGAGTAATAATTGAAGATGGTAGCATTTTTTATCAACTTATTATTAACCAAAATCTCACCAATTTCCAAAGTTGAAGAACCTTTTGGAATTTCTACCGAAATAGCTTTCGTTGCTTTAACATCCACTGGTTCTAAACTAGATTTTACCCAGGCATAGCCAATAAATCCAGTCATTAAAACTACTACTACGATGATAGACATAATGATAGACACAATCCGCTTTGCGGCCTTGTCTTGTTTTTTTCGGCGTTGCTTGCTCATTCTATGCGATGACTTTCTTCTAGATTGGGTAGGTAGCGGCTGTTCCTTTGTTTCAGGAACGCTAGCTAGTGCCTTTGCTGCAATAATCGTTTCGTCCAATGAAAGAACACCGGTATCGCCTGTAACTTTTGACACATCCTCCGTAGGAAATTCTAGGAATGTGTCTTCTAAGACAGGATGTCCCTGAATAGGTGGCTCAACATTTTGAGAAACTGCATCACTTGACGGTGCTTCGTTAAATTCAGCAGCATTGGCCGCCACAAGATTTCTCAGCTTTTCTAGATTTCGCTCCACCGTATCTTGAGGAACTGAGCTTGAAACGTTTGCTTTTTCATCAATAAGAGATGCTGTATCAATTGTTGCTTCTGAACCCTTTTCTTCGAAATGTCCCCCAGCTTTTTTCGGTTCTCGGTCTTCTTCTGCCAAGTAGGAATCAGAAAAGGCCAGACTATCTATCTTGACAGAGCCGCTCTCTTTAATCATTTCTTCATCTTCAGCGACAGTTGCCTGAAGCTCATTGATAACTTCTGCTTTTTTATCAACAAGGACTTCTGCTGACTGCTCTGCCAAACGATTCACCTTCAATGCTTCTAAATCACGTAAAATCTGATCACGGAAACTTGAAGACTGCGTGTTTTTTTCATTCGTATCCTTTGTCACGCTTTCACTCCTTTCACACAGTTAATGTATATTATATCTCAAAGAAGGGTGAATTGCAAGAACTTCCCTTTCTACAAGGCTTTCCAGTACATATCATACCAGATTTGACCCCCAAATTGTGATAAGGAAGGTCCCCTGTCTTCAAATTGATTCATCTCATAATAGCGAACTAAGTAATCCTTACAAGTTAGGGCAATCCCTTCAAATCCTGCTACAACAGCTACTTCTTTTAAAGCGGCTAAAAGCAGAGTTCCCACTCCTTGTCCTTTGTAAGAATCAGCTACAGAAAGACTTGCAATAGCAAGGTGCTTCCCTACAGGCAAAGTGTCTGCTGTCAGATAGAAAATATCATCTGTGACAACCGATGAATCTGACGGACACGAAAGAATAAAGCCAGCAAGCTCACCATCATTTTCCATAACGAGACAGGTCTGATCAAGACGATGGACATAGGTTGATAAAATGGATACAGCAATCTGCTCTTCAGCGGGAAAATTAGCCTGTTCTAGTGCAATCACCTGTTTCAAATCCCAAGGTTGGACAAAACGAATTTCCATATTACTCCCTCATATAGCGGAAAAACAGGGGCCATTGGCCTCCGTCTTTCTTGCTTATTGTACATTATTGGTAAGGTTTGACAATAGTTGTTCAAACGAATATTCATAGGACTGAATATCCCCAGCTCCCATAAATACATAAACTGCATTATCATGATCCAAAAGTGGTGATGTATTCTCAACGGTCACCAAGCCACCCTTTTTAGTGATTTTTGCTGCCAAGTCTTCCACTTTAACCTGCCCATTATCTGTTTCACGCGCCGAACCGTAGATTTGTGCTAGATAAACTGCATCCGCCCCATTCAAGGCCTCAGCAAATTCATCCAAAAGGGCAATAGTTCGAGTAAAGGTATGTGGTTGGAAGATAGCAACCAGCTCCTTACTAGGGTATTTCTGACGAGCAGCATCAATCGTTGCGATGATTTCTGTTGGATGATGAGCAAAATCATCAATAATCACGGTCTCATTGACAACTTTTTCAGTAAATCGGCGTTTTACCCCTCCAAAAGTCTTCAAGTGCTCTGCAACCAATGCCAAATCAAAACCAGCAATGTACAGATTAGCAATTACAGCGGTCGCATTCATCACATTGTGCTTGCCAAAGGTTGGTATCTGGAACTCTCCCAATTCTTTTGCACCGTAGCGAAGCTTAAACCGCGAACCACTTGTAGAGGGTTGCAAATCATAGGCAACAAAGTCATTGTGCCCTTCTAGGCCATAGTAGTAGATTGGTGCATTGGCTGTAATACGGCGAAGCTGCTCATCTTCTCCGAATACAAATAGACCTTTCTTCACTTGTTTGGCATAATCATTAAAGGCATTAAAGACATCTTCAAGGCTGGTAAAGTAGTCCGGATGATCAAAGTCAATATTGGTAATAATACTATATTCAGGATAGTAAGGCGCAAAATGGCGCTCATACTCATCTGATTCAAATACAAAATATTGTGCATTAGCCGATCCACGACCAGTTCCATCGCCAATCAAGAAAGAGGTATCGGTAATATTACGCATAACATGAGCCAAGAGACCTGTCGTAGATGTTTTTCCATGAGCTCCTGCCACCCCTAGGCTGGTAAAATCTTTCATAAATTCAC from Streptococcus ruminantium includes:
- a CDS encoding GNAT family N-acetyltransferase, with the protein product MEIRFVQPWDLKQVIALEQANFPAEEQIAVSILSTYVHRLDQTCLVMENDGELAGFILSCPSDSSVVTDDIFYLTADTLPVGKHLAIASLSVADSYKGQGVGTLLLAALKEVAVVAGFEGIALTCKDYLVRYYEMNQFEDRGPSLSQFGGQIWYDMYWKAL
- a CDS encoding acylphosphatase, which gives rise to MRKVKMIASGRVQGVGFRWSVQFLATEIGDIYGRVWNNEDGTVTILAQSNHSEKLSHFIHEIRKGPSRMSKVNYLDITLANFEDYHDFQVSHR
- the greA gene encoding transcription elongation factor GreA; this encodes MAEKTYPMTLEEKEKLEKELEELKLVRRPEIVERIKIARSYGDLSENSEYEAAKDEQAFVEGQISTIETKIRYAEIVNSDAVAADEVAIGKTVTVQEVGETEEEVYHIVGAAGADAFANKISNESPIGHALIGKKTGDVVTIATPAGSYDVKIVSVEKTK
- the mltG gene encoding endolytic transglycosylase MltG, which codes for MTKDTNEKNTQSSSFRDQILRDLEALKVNRLAEQSAEVLVDKKAEVINELQATVAEDEEMIKESGSVKIDSLAFSDSYLAEEDREPKKAGGHFEEKGSEATIDTASLIDEKANVSSSVPQDTVERNLEKLRNLVAANAAEFNEAPSSDAVSQNVEPPIQGHPVLEDTFLEFPTEDVSKVTGDTGVLSLDETIIAAKALASVPETKEQPLPTQSRRKSSHRMSKQRRKKQDKAAKRIVSIIMSIIVVVVLMTGFIGYAWVKSSLEPVDVKATKAISVEIPKGSSTLEIGEILVNNKLIKNATIFNYYSKIKSYNNFQSGFYNLKQSMSVDDIAKALQESGTPTPQKESAGKILIVEGYTLKQIARAVTVNTKTGNKNEKTPFTAEQFMATVTNQDFINRMVAAYPKLFASLPAANSGVLYQLEGYLFPAIYEYAEDTTMEELVEQMIAAMDARLKPHYDTIAAKNLTVNELLTLASLVEKEGAKDEDRRNIASVFLNRLNSGMPLQSNIALLYAQGKLGQETTLAEDAAIDTSIESPYNIYWKPGLMPGPVDSPSLSAIEAILNANSTDYLYFVADVTTGKVYFANNIEEHNQNVAKYVNAHLQ
- the murC gene encoding UDP-N-acetylmuramate--L-alanine ligase; this translates as MTKTYHFIGIKGSGMSALALMLHQMGYKVQGSDVDKYYFTQRGLEQAGIRILPFDEKNITADVELIAGNAFRPDNNVEIAYADTQGFAYKRYHEFLGEFMKDFTSLGVAGAHGKTSTTGLLAHVMRNITDTSFLIGDGTGRGSANAQYFVFESDEYERHFAPYYPEYSIITNIDFDHPDYFTSLEDVFNAFNDYAKQVKKGLFVFGEDEQLRRITANAPIYYYGLEGHNDFVAYDLQPSTSGSRFKLRYGAKELGEFQIPTFGKHNVMNATAVIANLYIAGFDLALVAEHLKTFGGVKRRFTEKVVNETVIIDDFAHHPTEIIATIDAARQKYPSKELVAIFQPHTFTRTIALLDEFAEALNGADAVYLAQIYGSARETDNGQVKVEDLAAKITKKGGLVTVENTSPLLDHDNAVYVFMGAGDIQSYEYSFEQLLSNLTNNVQ
- the yidC gene encoding membrane protein insertase YidC, which codes for MKKNKRIQLLALALSTLVFLSGCVQTDKQGNPVGFVWDFFGQPMSYFIKFFAENLGLGFGLAIIIVTLIVRLIIMPLGIYQSWKSTYQSEKMNYLKPILGPIQERMKNASSQEEQLAAQQEFFAAQKQYGVSMFGGLGCLPLLMQMPFFSALFFAARHTPGINNADFLGINLGTSSLVLTVIAGLLYYAQSLLMQVGMDEEQKKQMKHLAIMNPLMIVLFSWSSPAGVTLYWVIGGIVGLVQQALTNFMLKPRIRAKVEEEFKNNPPKPYKSNMKDVTPKTSAIIEEKTSKKSKRNAGKQRSR